A region of the Penicillium psychrofluorescens genome assembly, chromosome: 6 genome:
AGCAGCCATCCTCGGCTCCATCCTGGCCAACTTGCTCCTCTGCTTGGGCATGTGTTTCTTCCTTGGGGGGCTGAGACGTCACGAACAGTCCTTTCATGCGGCCGTCAGTGAGCTTGGAACCGGACTCTTGCTGGTCGCCGGCTTTGGCCTTTTAATTCCCAGCGCGTTTTACTCGGCGCTGAAGGGGAGCACCACCCTGGACACATATCCTTTGGAAAAGTTGCGAACGGATACCCTGACGATCAGCCGTGGGACGGCCGTGATCCTTCTggccgccttcttgatgtGCGTTCTGTCCTTTTCCTTTGCCAATGTTTGACTGTGGTGCTGACTCGCCCCTCTCTAGCTATCTTTTTTTCAACCTGCGCAGTCATAGCACGCTCTTTGATGAGATCTTGGAAAAGGATGAAGCGCTCGACGAGGACCGGCACGAAGAGGCGACACGGGACAAGCTCACCCTGGCAGAATGTCTCTTGGCCGTTGCCCTCTCCCTGGCCTGTGTCTGCATGTGCGCCGTgttcctcgtccaagagATCGAGTCTATTGTGGAGCGCGGCGTCCCGGACCCTTTCATGGGCTTGATCCTGGTGCCGCTGGTCGAAAAGGCCGCGGAGCATCTGACGGCCATTGACGAGGCGTGGGACAACCAGATCAACTTTGCGCTCTTCCACTGCCTGGGGCCGTCCATCCAGACGGCCCTGCTGAACGCCCCGCTGGCTGTGATCGTTGGGTGGGGGCTGGGCAAGGATATGAGCCTGAACTTTGAGATTTTCATGATCgtgttgctggtgctggcgaTCCTGGTGGTGGGCAACTTCCTGCGGGATGGCAAATCCAACTACCTCGAGGGCAGTCTCTGCGTGTTGGTCTATGTTATCATCGCCCTGACAACGTGGTTCTATCCGAACGCCTCGGTCGCGTCGACCAACGGCCAGATGGAATTATAAAAATAGAAAGGTCACCCGAAGGCCCTGCACATTCTACTCCCTAGATCCATACTATTCTTCGCTCCGTATATTATTGATTCCTAGTGGAGATCCCTCCCTGTCGTCCCACACCCCAGCATCGGCTCAAGCCGCCAGTAGCCGTGGCCCGCCGCCGAATAAGAATTGCTGTGTGGCTCTCCCCGCAAcgtttctctttcttccagtATTCCCGTGATTCTTCCCACACAATAAGAATGACCTCGGTAGACAAGATCCTCGCGGCCAAATACCCGGCCAAGGCTCATGCCCGTCGCGTCGCCGAGTCCCTCAAGGCTCAGAATGGTGCCGCCGGCCTGATCTATCTAGAGGCTCAGAAGACCCGCATGATCGAGGACAGTGACGAGTCCATGCCCTTCCGGTACCCTTTCCCTCCCGGTTTAGCTTGCGAGGGCCTATGACTGATGCCACACGCAGGCAACGTCGTGCCTTCTTCTACCTCACGGGCTGTCTGCTGCCAGATTCCTACGTGGCATATGATATACGCAAGGACGAGCTGACCCTCTTCATTCCACCCATTGACCCCGAATCCGTCATCTGGTCGGGTCTGCCCCTGTCGCCCGCGGAGGCCGTCAAGCAGTACGATGTCGATCGCGCCCTGTATACCACCGATGTCAATGCCACGCTGGCGGCGGTCGCGGCAGCCCACGATGGGAAGACGGTGGCTTTTGCCATTGGCGAGCAGGTGTCGGAGGGCACGAGTTTCCAGGGCTTCGCCGAGACGAACACGGGCGCTCTGAAGAAAGCCATTGAGGATACCCGCGTGCTGAAGGATGCTTACGAGATTGCTCTCCTGCGCAAGGCGAACGATATATCGGCCAAGGCCCATATTGCCGCCATCCAGGCGGCCAAGACGGCAACCAACGAGCGTGAGATCGAGGCTGCCTTTATTGGGGCGTCTATCGCCAATGGCTGCCGTGAGATGTCGTACCATCCCATCGTCGCGGGTGGTGAGGGTGGCGCAACCCTCCACTACGTCAAGAACGATGAGAGCCTCGTTGATCCCGTCACCAAGAAACGCAAGAACAATGTTCTCATTGATGCCGGTGGTGAGTATCAGACCTACTGTGCTGATATTACGCGGGTGATCCCCCTGTCGGGGAAGTTCGCGCCCGAGACGCGCCAGATCTATGAGATTGTCCTCCAGATGCAGGACGAGTGCATTGCCATGTTGAAGGATGGTGTGCTGTGGGATGACGTGCACGCGCACGCGCACCGTGTGGCTATTCGTGGCCTGCTGAAGCTGGGTATCCTGCGTGGCTCAGAGGATGAACTGTTCGACAAGCGCGTCAGTGTGGCTTTCTTCCCGCACGGTCTCGGTCACTACTTGGGCATGGATACTCACGATACCGGTGGCAATGCCAACTATGAGGACCAGGACAAGATGTTCCGCTACCTTCGTGTGCGCGGCCACCTGCCCGCGGGCTCGGTGGTCACCGTGGAGCCAGGGGTAAGTTTATCGCGGCGTGTTTCCGTGACTCCGGCTAACTTCATGTGCACCAGATCTACTTCTGTCGATTCATCATTGACCCCGTCCTCGAGTCCCCGGAGCTGGGCAAGTACATCGACGCCACCGTCCTGGAGCGGTACTGGAGTGTGGGAGGCGTTAGGATAGAGGATAACCTCCACATCACCAAGGATGGGTATGACAATCTGACGACGGCGCCAAAGGTGGCTGCCGAGGTGGAGGCTTTGGCTCAGTAGAATAGTTTCATTGATCACACAAAACTCATGTAGTGAGTACAAACGGTGGTCTCATTAGTAGACTGATGGTATCTTCTCCAAACACAGATCATAGGTACAGGACACAGGGCATATTCTCATCAGATGCAGAATGTCCAAGGCTCAGCTACCGCCGCGCATGCGCTTTCGCGCGCTCCCTTTGGCGCCGGCCTCCCCATTACCCTGGTTGTTCTTTTCCGTCTTGTCCAGAACAAGGGTCAGGACATCAAACCCGAACTCGGGAACCTCAATGCACAACTTTTTGAAATCATCCTCCACTTCGTGCCGCAGGATATGGCTCCGAGAGGCCCAGAATCTCGCAATGGGCTTTCGAAGCGTGACATCGTCTGCCGGGGTAGTGGTGTAGACATAGCGGGCATAGAAGAGCTCGCCGCGGGGGGTAGAGTTGACCTGGTGGATTTTGGAATGGGCCAAATTCTTTAGGGCTGGCAGGCTgagcttctcggccagtGTGTAGACCCACGCATGCCGAAGTAGACAGTTCGCCGACTCGCCTGCGCCGGCATCGGGGCCTGGGCTCCCGGTTGACGAGATGGAGTAGTCGCGAGTGTATTGGAACTGCAGAAAGCAGCCAAATGCTTCGACATTCTCGTTTGGTAGGTGGATGCGCCGCTATATTCAACCATCACAGCGTTAAGACCTTTGGTTCTAGACATTGTGTTGAGATGGAGACTCACCGGGCCAGATGCTTCAAAATTGGAGACCAACTCCGACAGAAAGGGTGAGTCGTGGAGAAGGTTTTGGTGTGCGGTCAGGACTGTCTCATTGTCGCCCTGGCCGACCACGATCTCGACGATGGGGGATGTCAGAAAACTAAAGGAGGTAAGCCCAGGCTGGGACGGGAGAGGGTACACCATTGGGGCGGGAGCAGCTCGACGATTgagcggagaaggagagagggaaacACACTCGAGGAATTTGAGAGGGGGGTTTTTCGCAGGAGTCGTGGGTTCTGGGTTGGGTGCATCTGGCAGGCTGTCTTCCTCCTGGGGTGGTTGGCTGCCATTCACTGGCCGCGAGGAACCTTCCACTTCGCCATTGCCGTTGCTGGTCTCTGCTGGGACCTGGACCCGCGGCGCATCATCCATGGAGATTGGGGTGCAACAAGTTGTTGCTTTTGCAGCAACAACTTGTTGCCGAAAAGGGAGAATGGAGCGTAACGatagaaaggaaagaaagttAAAAAGAAGCTCGGGCCAAACCAACCCCAACATTCAAACGGGTAacagatcatcatcatcatcagactTCCTTCCCCTCATACATGACTAGTATgttcctccttctctctctctcgccaACACCATGATTCGGGACCAAGACAATAGTCACTCGCCCGCGCCCTTGGTCCAGGGCCAGCTTTCGGCGGAAAACGATGGCCCGCGCCGGCGCGTGCCCTTTGAGCTGCGCGAAACCAGCTGCGCCGGCCAGTATTTAATCACTACCGAGGATGCTGAGATGCTCCAGGAAATCCTAGACATCCATATGGAGAAACCCGGAGTGTCCTCGAACGGGCGCTTCCTCTTCCGTGACCTGAAGTTCACCCGGCAGCTCAGCACCTTCGACCGCCAGAACCCCACGTTTTCCTCGTCGCAGTTCCATGGCTTCTTTGTCCTCTTCTGGCTGGGGGTGGTTCTTTTGTTGGTCAAAGTCGCGGCCAATAACTGGCGGATCTATGGCACGCTCTGGGGCAAAAATGAGATCCTGTGCCTCATGTTCCATAAAGATGTTCTGGTCCTCGGAGTGACCGATTTGGTGCTGTGTTGGTCCCCAACGCTCTGCCTGGTACTGCAGTGGGCCGTGTTCAAGGGATATCTccgctggagcaggactGGCTGGATTGTTCAAAATGTAGGCCCGGCCCTGCAATTGCTTCCAGGGATTCACGCTGATACCATGCTAGATCTGGCAAGCGACTTACCTGGGTGTTGCAATCTGGTGGACTTATCATCGCGACTGGCCATGGACGCACACCGTTTTCATCGTTCTACACTCGTTGACAATCTTAATGAAACAGCACAGCTATGCTTCCTATAACGGCTATTTGTCGGAACTATTCAAAAAGCGAGAACTGCTCCAGTCAAGGCTCCATCGGTTGGAAGGGCAGAGCCCGGACAGCTCTGCATCGCAAGACCAGGCGTCTACCATCCAAGAGACCGATCTCCAGAATATTGCAGATCTCGAACAAGAGGAACATCGCCGTTTGTCCAAACCCCCCAACTTGGATCAAGAGCTCGTCTCTCTGGCCAAGACCATGGAGACTGGGACCCCGCTGGATTCATTGCAGGTGCAGTCTTTGACCAGGCTGCTCCGATATGAAATTGATCTACTATCGGACGTGCTCAAGGGCAAATGCTCTTTGACCAAGAACTATTACCCGCGCAACCTGACTCTGAAAGACTTTTGCGATTTCAATACGATGCCTACCTTGGTTTATGAGCTCGAGTACCCGCGCACTGAGCGCATTGACTGGCTCTACgtggcggagaagacggccgcCACGTTTGGCATCATCGTGGTGATGATTGCTGTGTCGCAGTCGTGGATCTACCCCGTGGTCATGTATACCGTGCGCATGAAGGAGGCCGGGATGACGGTCCAGCAGCGGATGCAGGAATTCCCTTGGGTGCTCAGCGATCTGTTGTTCCCGTTCATGATGGAGTATCTCCTGACCTTCTATCTGATCTGGGAGTGTGTGGTGAGTGAGAGAACGGCCCGCGTTCGCTATCCTGCTAACCGCACCAGCTCAACGCCGTCGCTGAAATCACCCGATTCGCGGACCGCGGGTTCTACGCGGCCTGGTGGAATTCTACATCGTTTGATCAGTTTGCGCGCGACTGGAACCGCCCGGTGCACAGCTTCCTGCTGCGGCATGTCTACCACAGCTCCATCAGCACGTTTCAGCTATCGCGGTTGTCCGCCAGTCTAGTGAcattttttctttccgccTGCGTGCACGAGCTGATCATGCTGTGTCTGTTCCGGCGCCTCCGTGGCTAcctgctcatcctccagatGTGCCAATTGCCTCTCGTAGCCCTGAGCCGCACCCGACTCCTCCGCGGCCAGCGCCTGCTTGGAAATGTGATTTTCTGGTTAGGCATCTTCACGGGGCCGAGTCTGCTGTGCAGCCTGTATTTAATTATTTGATAATCATGAATCTGGCCCCACCGCTCGAGCTATCTACCCCGCGTAGCTTCGTCACCTCGTATCAATCTACATCTCACTGCTGTTAACCCCAAATCTCTGTTCGTCATGGCTTCTAACCCCCCCGGATCATGCTGCACCGTCGGCGTCAAGCACGAAGGTGAAGCCAAGGGCCAGTTCCAGCAGGTCGCCAATGGTATGGAGCAAAGTTTGTTAGTTTAAGTGACACACTGCTCACTCTTTCTCCCCAGTCGAGTCTTACATTGCCCGCCCGGCGGATGGCTCAACCAAGCGCGCCATCCTGCTGCTCACCGATGTAATCGGCCACCGCTTCATCAACGCCCAGCTGATCGCCGACCAGCTGGCTGCGAATGGCTTGTTCGTCGTCATACCTGATCTGTTCCACGGTGACCCGGTCCCGCTGAACCGCCCGGCCGGATTCGATATTATGGCCTGGCTCAAGGGTCCCCCCGGCCACATGCCGGACCGCGTCGAGCCCGTGGTCAAGGGCgtgctgaaggagatgcgCGACAACATGGGCTGCGAGCGTGTCGGTGCTATCGGCTACTGCTTTGGAGTTCGTTGATATTCAACCTTATTGATTAGAGGATCCCCGCTCATCCACATTGTCTGACTAGGCTAAATACGCGGTTCGATCGCTGCAACCAGGCCTGTTCGATGTCGCCTATGTTGCTCACCCTAGCTTCGTtgaggccgacgagctcaaggccatcaagggTCCTCTGTCCATTGCCGCTGCTGGTAAGcctccatgtcctccggTGATGACCAGCTCTAATTGCTTCGACATAGAAACCGACTCGATCTTCCCGGCGCCCAAGCGCCATGAATCAgaggagatcctggccaAGGTGGGCCAGCCCTACCAGATCAATTTGTTTTCCGGCGTGGAACACGGTTTCGCCGTTCGCGCAGACATCTCCAAGCCGGATAACAAGTTTGCCAAGGAGGCTGCCTTTACGCAGGCCGTGATCTGGTTTAACCAGTACCTGTAGGCCGTGTGTCTAGTCATGTTGCGATTATGAATTTGACCCTACATTCAAGCCGCGATAACTCAGAAGTCACTCATTTTTGCATAAAAGG
Encoded here:
- a CDS encoding uncharacterized protein (ID:PFLUO_009186-T1.cds;~source:funannotate); its protein translation is MIRDQDNSHSPAPLVQGQLSAENDGPRRRVPFELRETSCAGQYLITTEDAEMLQEILDIHMEKPGVSSNGRFLFRDLKFTRQLSTFDRQNPTFSSSQFHGFFVLFWLGVVLLLVKVAANNWRIYGTLWGKNEILCLMFHKDVLVLGVTDLVLCWSPTLCLVLQWAVFKGYLRWSRTGWIVQNIWQATYLGVAIWWTYHRDWPWTHTVFIVLHSLTILMKQHSYASYNGYLSELFKKRELLQSRLHRLEGQSPDSSASQDQASTIQETDLQNIADLEQEEHRRLSKPPNLDQELVSLAKTMETGTPLDSLQVQSLTRLLRYEIDLLSDVLKGKCSLTKNYYPRNLTLKDFCDFNTMPTLVYELEYPRTERIDWLYVAEKTAATFGIIVVMIAVSQSWIYPVVMYTVRMKEAGMTVQQRMQEFPWVLSDLLFPFMMEYLLTFYLIWECVLNAVAEITRFADRGFYAAWWNSTSFDQFARDWNRPVHSFLLRHVYHSSISTFQLSRLSASLVTFFLSACVHELIMLCLFRRLRGYLLILQMCQLPLVALSRTRLLRGQRLLGNVIFWLGIFTGPSLLCSLYLII
- a CDS encoding uncharacterized protein (ID:PFLUO_009185-T1.cds;~source:funannotate), with translation MDDAPRVQVPAETSNGNGEVEGSSRPVNGSQPPQEEDSLPDAPNPEPTTPAKNPPLKFLECVSLSPSPLNRRAAPAPMVYPLPSQPGLTSFSFLTSPIVEIVVGQGDNETVLTAHQNLLHDSPFLSELVSNFEASGPRRIHLPNENVEAFGCFLQFQYTRDYSISSTGSPGPDAGAGESANCLLRHAWVYTLAEKLSLPALKNLAHSKIHQVNSTPRGELFYARYVYTTTPADDVTLRKPIARFWASRSHILRHEVEDDFKKLCIEVPEFGFDVLTLVLDKTEKNNQGNGEAGAKGSARKRMRGGS
- a CDS encoding uncharacterized protein (ID:PFLUO_009183-T1.cds;~source:funannotate), translating into MGSSRSSASQTAGHPNTSGEGLQASESNEAQQQQQSILPTHNEKAPVRRKMQFRVESAGESGRRGINLLQMLVVSFKSTCTLSMIVNILWPFVPAAIAIHFARPESHVWVFTLNYIAMVPSANLLGFAGGELAKKLPKMLGVLLETTLSSVVEIVLFMVLLHSPGNLIPVIQAAILGSILANLLLCLGMCFFLGGLRRHEQSFHAAVSELGTGLLLVAGFGLLIPSAFYSALKGSTTLDTYPLEKLRTDTLTISRGTAVILLAAFLIYLFFNLRSHSTLFDEILEKDEALDEDRHEEATRDKLTLAECLLAVALSLACVCMCAVFLVQEIESIVERGVPDPFMGLILVPLVEKAAEHLTAIDEAWDNQINFALFHCLGPSIQTALLNAPLAVIVGWGLGKDMSLNFEIFMIVLLVLAILVVGNFLRDGKSNYLEGSLCVLVYVIIALTTWFYPNASVASTNGQMEL
- a CDS encoding uncharacterized protein (ID:PFLUO_009184-T1.cds;~source:funannotate) codes for the protein MTSVDKILAAKYPAKAHARRVAESLKAQNGAAGLIYLEAQKTRMIEDSDESMPFRQRRAFFYLTGCLLPDSYVAYDIRKDELTLFIPPIDPESVIWSGLPLSPAEAVKQYDVDRALYTTDVNATLAAVAAAHDGKTVAFAIGEQVSEGTSFQGFAETNTGALKKAIEDTRVLKDAYEIALLRKANDISAKAHIAAIQAAKTATNEREIEAAFIGASIANGCREMSYHPIVAGGEGGATLHYVKNDESLVDPVTKKRKNNVLIDAGGEYQTYCADITRVIPLSGKFAPETRQIYEIVLQMQDECIAMLKDGVLWDDVHAHAHRVAIRGLLKLGILRGSEDELFDKRVSVAFFPHGLGHYLGMDTHDTGGNANYEDQDKMFRYLRVRGHLPAGSVVTVEPGIYFCRFIIDPVLESPELGKYIDATVLERYWSVGGVRIEDNLHITKDGYDNLTTAPKVAAEVEALAQ
- a CDS encoding uncharacterized protein (ID:PFLUO_009187-T1.cds;~source:funannotate), with the translated sequence MASNPPGSCCTVGVKHEGEAKGQFQQVANVESYIARPADGSTKRAILLLTDVIGHRFINAQLIADQLAANGLFVVIPDLFHGDPVPLNRPAGFDIMAWLKGPPGHMPDRVEPVVKGVLKEMRDNMGCERVGAIGYCFGAKYAVRSLQPGLFDVAYVAHPSFVEADELKAIKGPLSIAAAETDSIFPAPKRHESEEILAKVGQPYQINLFSGVEHGFAVRADISKPDNKFAKEAAFTQAVIWFNQYL